A window of Gammaproteobacteria bacterium genomic DNA:
TAAGAACGAAGCTTTTGATGAAAAATACACCGCGCTTAATCTGACTTTTTCACGCGAGACTTCTGGAACGTATTTTGTACTACCTTCATACTGTGACTTCTCTGGAAATGAAACGCAATATTGTGAGAAGGATGCTAGTAACACTAAACACATCGCTGATTTATATAGCAAACATGCAGTAATCACTAGTATGTGCGTCACTGTTACGGTATTAGCTTTTATTGAAAATATCATCCTTCCTTGTAACTTCCAGCGCCCTCGCGCGGTTACTTTTGCCTCTGCAGCACAACGACTCCCTAATGCTGTTATGTTATGGCTACCGATGATACTGTATACGGGCGGAATAGCTGCACTTTTGTCAATGGGAAAGTATGGCGTGCCGGCACTGAACTATTCGCCTTGTCGGTTATCTTGTTGATTTCATCTGTGGCGGCGGCAGCTGTTTATTATTTTGAAGTATGGCGCAAGCACCAAAACGCACCAGAGGAGAATGCTGATGCTAATGCTGACCTTCAGCAACCGCTTATCACTCGAGAAGAAGAAAACCTTCCTGATGGTGGAAAAAATCCAAGCAGCCCTTATACAGTCATGCAGTCTGGTTTTTTTGCATCTACAAAATCAGAAGCAGTATATGCCCCTAATGCAGAAACCGGCGCACTGACACGCTTATAGGATTTAACGAAACAACTCGGTCGCTTGCGGCCGAGTTGTTGAGCCGTGCTAGAAAGCGCGATTCATCGGTTGCGTCACATGTTAGCATGGATCATCGCGCGTGATTGACTCTAATCATCGTCACTTTCTTTCTCATATGCAGGATGATGATAGGTTTTTGTTAACGCCACCGTCGATGGTTGGTCAGTTTTAAGATTTTTGACTTGATGAGCGGCGATGACGGCTTTTTCACAAAAAGCTAAGCCAATCATGACGACACGTTGAATATGCGAATACCGCTCACCCGTCAACACAGCATCATAGTGCGTGGTGTTGATTTGCGTTAAGGCTTTTTCTGCATTGCGTTGCAATGCGTCCATTTTTTTCGTTTGTTTAAATTCAATAATAATCGCTAACGATTGTGTCACATTTTTGGGAATAAGCATCACATCATAAAATCCTCGACCACTTTCTCCATTGGAGCTCACCCAATGGGTATCACGAATACTACCAATTAATCCGGCGACAAAGCCATGATAGAAGTTTTCTGAGAGCGTGCCGTGGACATCACGAACACTCAATGAATGCATCAGATAATTCCCGAGCGATTTCGTAAAGAGCTCCACATCACCGGTGGTTAAACTTGTCAACAGCGATGTATAACGATGACCCAGTGTTTCTTTAAACCATTCCTTGAAGATGCCCGTATATTGCGCAAGCACTTCTCGATTAGGTATCTTTAACTGGCACGACCAGAGAATACCCTCTGACGTTTTACTCTCTACCGTGAGATAGCCACAAAATAATAATAAGGTCCACAGCGCACTGGGTTTTTCCATTAAATCTTCATAGCGTAAATTGATATCAATATCCCCAATAATACTTTCTCCCTGCATGAGTGCCATTAACTGCGTTTTGATCTCATCATTACTCTTTAAAAAAACGTTTTTCAGCAAGCTATCATTTGAGGTTAACACCCAATAAGGTACCAACTCTTTCCTATCCAAAAACTTCATGGTAGACCAAGGATTATAAATCACCGTTCCACCAATGTTGTATCCATTGTAATACGATCGAATATCATTCAAATTTGCATCGTTTTGGGTATGATGAACCAACTCTTTAATTTCGTCTTCAGTAAATCCAAAATACTGACTGTATTGTTTATCCAGTAAAGTATAGACCTCTAAATTATTCAGCCCAGAAAGCATGTTGCTCTTCGAAATTCGTAAAATCCCGGTCATAAGACCTTTTTCTAGATACGGATTGTCCTTGAGTGCCGCGCTGTACATATCGCGCATAAAATTGCTCAGGGGTTCTAAGAAATGATACTGATACGCATTGGTTAAAGGAGTATCATATTCATCAATCAGAATAATGACTTTCTTCCCACCGTGTGCTTTAAATAGGAACTCACTTAAAAAGACGATGGATGCCTGCAATTTTTCATCATCGACCCCCCCTTCTAAATACTGCTGAAAGGTTGTTTTATCATCATCATCTATGTTGTTGGACAATAAAAACTGCTTGTGCTCTCGGTATAGTTTTTGCACTAAGTCTCGCACTTGACTGACTGTACTTTCAAACGAGGGCTCTTTCGTGTCTTTAAAGGTGATAAAAATAACGGGGTATTGTCCTTGATGCTGTTTGAGGAATGCGCCATTTTCTTCTTGCGCAATGACAAATGCATCGAACAATCCTTTTGTCGGGAGCCCAAAAACTTCAGCACTAAAAAAGTAGTAAAGCATAAACATATTAGAAGTTTTACCAAATCGACGTGGCCGCACAATCAGCGAGACTTCTTTGCCCTCTATAAATTCCTTGATCATCCTTGTCTTGTCGACAATTAAACAATTATTCTCCAGCATATTGCCAAAATTAGCCGAGGTTGTGTCAATTTTTTTACCAATGACAGGCATAATGATCTTCTCTGCACAGTTGCTAACTCACGTAGATGTAGTGT
This region includes:
- a CDS encoding AAA family ATPase yields the protein MPVIGKKIDTTSANFGNMLENNCLIVDKTRMIKEFIEGKEVSLIVRPRRFGKTSNMFMLYYFFSAEVFGLPTKGLFDAFVIAQEENGAFLKQHQGQYPVIFITFKDTKEPSFESTVSQVRDLVQKLYREHKQFLLSNNIDDDDKTTFQQYLEGGVDDEKLQASIVFLSEFLFKAHGGKKVIILIDEYDTPLTNAYQYHFLEPLSNFMRDMYSAALKDNPYLEKGLMTGILRISKSNMLSGLNNLEVYTLLDKQYSQYFGFTEDEIKELVHHTQNDANLNDIRSYYNGYNIGGTVIYNPWSTMKFLDRKELVPYWVLTSNDSLLKNVFLKSNDEIKTQLMALMQGESIIGDIDINLRYEDLMEKPSALWTLLLFCGYLTVESKTSEGILWSCQLKIPNREVLAQYTGIFKEWFKETLGHRYTSLLTSLTTGDVELFTKSLGNYLMHSLSVRDVHGTLSENFYHGFVAGLIGSIRDTHWVSSNGESGRGFYDVMLIPKNVTQSLAIIIEFKQTKKMDALQRNAEKALTQINTTHYDAVLTGERYSHIQRVVMIGLAFCEKAVIAAHQVKNLKTDQPSTVALTKTYHHPAYEKESDDD